One part of the Arcanobacterium phocisimile genome encodes these proteins:
- a CDS encoding trimeric intracellular cation channel family protein, which translates to MDPETLFRVVDVLGVIANALIGSALARILGYDLIGFLVLGTGTALGGGIMRDVMLGVGFPVALTDPWYLGGAFTASILSYLFPFEGKWSRRMLSLADVLALGCWSATGASKGLTAGLDWIPSIFLGVITATMGGVLRDVMVNRIPAIFGGSPLYATFSVLAATQMVIFQYNGMYQLGMGSAILMCAVFGLMARRFNWQLPRTAYDLRRYSERLRRLRIRPRHMLDDSLTQQHGTEANTKGMAQAGREFRHKLRHNNPEENSRLPRHFRDEQS; encoded by the coding sequence ATGGATCCCGAAACCCTATTCCGAGTCGTCGACGTCCTCGGAGTGATAGCCAATGCCCTGATTGGTTCCGCGCTCGCCCGTATCTTGGGCTATGACCTGATCGGTTTCCTTGTGCTGGGCACGGGAACCGCGTTGGGGGGAGGCATTATGCGTGACGTCATGCTTGGAGTTGGATTCCCTGTAGCTCTTACTGACCCGTGGTATCTTGGTGGAGCTTTTACTGCATCGATCTTGTCCTATCTGTTCCCGTTCGAAGGGAAATGGTCGCGGCGAATGCTCTCTCTTGCTGACGTCTTAGCGCTGGGCTGCTGGTCAGCTACTGGAGCTTCTAAGGGGTTGACTGCAGGACTTGATTGGATACCGTCAATATTTTTGGGCGTTATCACCGCAACGATGGGTGGGGTTCTGCGGGATGTCATGGTCAATCGCATACCGGCGATTTTTGGCGGTAGCCCACTCTATGCCACCTTCTCGGTGCTCGCTGCTACTCAAATGGTAATTTTTCAATACAACGGCATGTACCAGTTGGGTATGGGGTCGGCAATCCTCATGTGTGCGGTTTTCGGACTCATGGCACGCCGGTTCAACTGGCAACTGCCGCGAACTGCCTATGATTTACGACGTTATTCTGAACGGTTACGGCGATTACGGATCCGCCCGCGTCACATGCTCGATGATTCGTTGACTCAACAGCATGGCACTGAGGCTAATACGAAGGGTATGGCTCAAGCAGGCCGCGAATTCCGCCATAAGTTGCGCCATAATAATCCCGAGGAAAATAGTCGACTCCCGCGTCATTTCCGTGACGAACAGAGCTGA
- a CDS encoding FhaA domain-containing protein, protein MSAFDKIEKTVENAVENVFSRAFKSDVKPVELASAIKRTMDERSAEISRDRIVSPNDFTLTLSPQDFKKIAEWDEDALREELIGIATNYAREQAYVFLGPISVAFAESNTQPRGKIEVACHTRRGPVAPATTPHASPQNPIIDVNGERYILTGAVTVIGRGSVADIQLDDSGISRKHLELRVTPSGVIATDLNSTNGSFVEGHKISAATLVDGNTITIGHTRIMFWTSPEPQ, encoded by the coding sequence ATGAGCGCATTCGATAAGATCGAAAAAACTGTGGAGAACGCAGTAGAGAATGTATTTTCACGCGCCTTTAAATCAGACGTCAAACCTGTCGAGCTCGCATCTGCGATCAAACGCACAATGGATGAGCGCTCTGCGGAGATTTCCCGAGATCGCATCGTTTCGCCCAACGATTTCACGCTGACACTATCCCCGCAAGATTTTAAGAAAATCGCTGAATGGGACGAAGACGCCTTACGCGAAGAACTCATTGGAATAGCCACAAACTATGCACGGGAACAAGCATACGTTTTCCTCGGACCTATTTCAGTGGCTTTTGCTGAGTCAAACACGCAGCCTCGCGGAAAAATCGAAGTTGCCTGCCATACCCGGCGTGGCCCAGTCGCCCCTGCCACCACCCCCCACGCCTCACCGCAAAACCCGATCATCGACGTCAACGGTGAGCGCTACATCCTCACCGGTGCCGTAACTGTTATCGGGCGTGGCTCAGTTGCTGATATTCAGTTAGACGATTCGGGGATCTCTCGGAAACATCTGGAGTTGCGAGTTACCCCTTCTGGTGTGATCGCAACGGACCTCAACTCAACCAATGGTAGCTTTGTTGAGGGGCATAAGATTTCTGCTGCCACTCTTGTTGACGGCAACACGATCACGATCGGACACACCCGCATCATGTTCTGGACCTCACCGGAGCCACAATGA
- a CDS encoding FHA domain-containing protein FhaB/FipA produces the protein MSPLVVTLLRFGFLALVWLLVIFMLVTIRNDIFGTKVRDRGRQITQKRAPLNDEPATQARHLVVVRGPLTGTAIPLGTSSITVGRSPDSALVLDDGYASSRHARFYSEGGSWFVEDLNSTNGTWVGTQKIIAPIELEIGVPVIIGKTTMELR, from the coding sequence ATGAGCCCACTAGTAGTTACACTTTTACGCTTCGGCTTCTTAGCTCTCGTCTGGCTTCTTGTCATTTTCATGCTGGTGACGATTCGAAACGATATTTTCGGAACAAAAGTACGTGACCGTGGTCGTCAGATCACCCAGAAACGAGCCCCGTTGAACGACGAACCAGCAACGCAAGCACGCCACCTCGTCGTCGTTCGAGGCCCACTCACCGGAACCGCGATTCCGCTGGGGACATCCTCAATCACAGTTGGGCGCTCCCCCGATTCGGCACTTGTGCTCGACGACGGATACGCATCTTCACGCCACGCCCGCTTCTACTCCGAAGGCGGATCGTGGTTCGTTGAAGACCTCAATTCAACAAACGGCACTTGGGTTGGGACACAAAAAATTATTGCACCTATCGAATTGGAAATTGGCGTTCCGGTCATCATAGGTAAAACTACGATGGAGTTACGTTAA
- a CDS encoding class C sortase: MKKKHVTSRRRPWKFPVTAIFSSILILAGVATFMYPHVASWFSQFEQSRVIGLELVSVGDDSEQEERIHEEIQRAQEYNESLASGAIYQANANIASGRGELKPGALNYNDLLNSTGSGYMGRLFYGSLDIDLPIYHGTETKTLEIGIGHLEGTSLPVGGKGTRSVLTAHRGLPEATLFNELDKAKEGDIFTITIFDKVYAYQVQELKVIAPEDTQEIEADPERDLVTLVTCTPLGINTHRILVTAQRIYPTPEGAEEAAKSEPRLPHFPWWIIILTVTVLGVAVYIWRDGYRAAEIVAANKIKETE; this comes from the coding sequence ATGAAGAAGAAACATGTAACATCTCGACGTCGTCCGTGGAAATTTCCGGTTACTGCCATATTTTCCAGCATTCTTATTTTGGCTGGCGTGGCAACATTCATGTACCCACATGTGGCATCTTGGTTCTCTCAGTTTGAACAGTCACGAGTTATCGGACTAGAGCTAGTTTCCGTGGGAGACGATTCGGAACAGGAAGAGCGAATTCACGAAGAGATTCAAAGAGCCCAAGAATATAACGAGTCTTTAGCTTCGGGCGCAATCTACCAAGCCAACGCCAATATCGCCAGCGGCCGTGGTGAACTCAAACCAGGTGCGCTCAACTATAATGACTTACTCAACAGCACCGGAAGCGGCTATATGGGACGGCTATTCTATGGAAGCCTAGACATTGACCTGCCGATCTACCATGGAACAGAAACAAAAACCCTTGAGATTGGTATCGGGCACCTCGAAGGAACATCGCTACCGGTCGGCGGAAAGGGTACACGATCCGTCCTCACTGCACACCGTGGACTACCCGAAGCAACACTATTTAACGAGCTCGACAAAGCCAAAGAAGGCGATATTTTCACAATAACGATTTTCGACAAAGTCTACGCCTACCAAGTGCAAGAGTTGAAAGTCATCGCACCAGAAGACACTCAAGAAATCGAAGCAGACCCGGAACGCGACCTCGTCACACTTGTTACTTGCACACCATTGGGGATTAATACACACAGAATTCTTGTCACCGCGCAACGAATTTATCCAACACCAGAAGGCGCAGAAGAAGCGGCAAAATCAGAACCACGACTACCACACTTCCCATGGTGGATCATCATTTTGACTGTAACAGTCCTTGGCGTGGCAGTATACATCTGGCGCGATGGATACCGAGCCGCAGAAATCGTAGCAGCGAATAAAATCAAAGAAACCGAATGA
- a CDS encoding SpaH/EbpB family LPXTG-anchored major pilin: MSIASVMKRVVAGIGATSLVALGMVAVVPSAHGAEVQGPGQPNAPEKGSLTIHKRLGAEADTHDTGLKLDQPSGEGLNGVTFTYWQVGKKGASSECTPLKTTDNDDWKLISEAQAPVDYDNFDVEGLCLIGVGTSVKTGLKDGEAGFAETGKIDLGFYYVAETAAPSDVISKTAPFFVSVPMPEKGLQGKNDDQKANWLYDIHVYPKNLKLEGPEKTINENGQQKKLVLNETVEWTIEQEVPALKKGEKYESAKIFDYLDSSLKFGKTIKVSLDGETLTESDYKVTTPNNGIVWELNKGKLDTLKAGQTLQVVFTTTVEKVTESGMINNKPWDKESGEPNNGYGSDFNGVTVPGKTTPYTYWGELKVKKVDTAKQALKGAKFAVTEAVDGKCSAEADNPIATGESNEEGIVIWKDSTSDVLGLFVANSSNGELSSPTKKYCLYETGAPAGYTGLTDPQTITIKAGTVASNKNSITEIVNKTKDTPDLPLTGAQGTILLTVLGLTLVSIGAGVVVVSRRRRATAKN; this comes from the coding sequence ATGTCTATTGCAAGTGTAATGAAGAGGGTGGTAGCCGGAATCGGTGCTACCTCGCTCGTCGCGTTGGGTATGGTTGCTGTTGTCCCGTCAGCTCACGGTGCCGAAGTTCAAGGGCCCGGCCAGCCGAATGCTCCGGAAAAAGGCTCATTAACGATCCATAAGCGCCTGGGAGCTGAAGCGGATACACACGATACTGGACTGAAGTTAGATCAGCCTTCAGGTGAAGGACTCAATGGTGTTACTTTTACCTATTGGCAGGTCGGTAAGAAGGGTGCTAGTTCAGAATGTACCCCGCTAAAGACTACCGACAACGATGATTGGAAGCTTATCTCCGAAGCGCAAGCTCCGGTTGACTATGATAATTTTGATGTTGAAGGTCTGTGTTTAATCGGGGTTGGAACTTCTGTCAAAACTGGTCTTAAGGACGGTGAAGCTGGCTTTGCTGAAACCGGTAAAATTGACTTAGGATTCTACTACGTCGCTGAAACTGCTGCTCCATCGGACGTTATTTCTAAGACTGCTCCGTTCTTCGTTTCGGTTCCAATGCCAGAAAAGGGACTGCAGGGCAAGAACGATGACCAGAAAGCAAACTGGCTCTACGATATTCATGTATATCCAAAGAACCTCAAACTTGAAGGTCCTGAAAAAACGATTAACGAGAATGGTCAGCAGAAGAAACTCGTTCTCAACGAAACGGTTGAATGGACCATTGAGCAGGAAGTTCCTGCTCTGAAAAAGGGTGAAAAGTATGAGTCTGCAAAGATCTTTGACTACCTCGATTCTAGCTTGAAGTTTGGCAAGACTATTAAAGTTTCTTTGGACGGAGAGACTCTAACCGAATCTGACTACAAAGTAACCACTCCTAACAATGGTATTGTTTGGGAGCTTAATAAGGGCAAACTCGATACCTTGAAAGCCGGTCAAACGCTCCAAGTCGTTTTCACTACTACAGTCGAAAAAGTCACTGAATCCGGTATGATCAACAACAAGCCATGGGACAAAGAATCTGGAGAGCCTAATAATGGTTACGGATCGGATTTTAACGGGGTTACAGTTCCGGGTAAAACAACTCCCTACACTTATTGGGGTGAGCTCAAGGTCAAGAAGGTAGATACTGCTAAACAGGCCCTCAAGGGTGCAAAGTTCGCTGTAACCGAAGCAGTCGATGGTAAGTGCTCGGCTGAAGCGGATAACCCAATTGCAACCGGTGAATCGAACGAAGAAGGCATCGTTATCTGGAAGGATTCCACATCTGATGTCCTCGGCTTGTTCGTAGCAAACTCCAGTAATGGTGAACTTAGCTCTCCTACTAAGAAATATTGTCTCTACGAAACTGGAGCGCCAGCAGGTTACACCGGTCTTACAGATCCGCAAACGATTACAATCAAGGCCGGCACAGTAGCCAGCAACAAGAATTCTATAACCGAGATTGTGAATAAGACGAAGGATACTCCAGATCTGCCGTTGACTGGTGCACAGGGAACCATTCTGTTGACGGTTCTCGGACTAACACTCGTTTCTATCGGTGCCGGGGTTGTTGTAGTCTCTCGTCGGCGTCGTGCGACCGCTAAGAACTAA